The following proteins are co-located in the [Pasteurella] mairii genome:
- the pepP gene encoding Xaa-Pro aminopeptidase: MDLAYMASLPPAEFAARRANFAAQLQENSAAIIFSAQEQTRNNDCCYPFRQDSYFWYLTGFNEPDAALLVLKQHHTTQFVLFLRPSDPLMETWNGRRLGVEKATQTLGVDQAFPIESLSEKLGEFSAKLTALYHKNGQQPWGDAVIAQSAVHFSSVLCWSPILDEMRLFKSENEIALMQQAGQISALAHIRAMKQTRPNRLEYEIEGEILHEFTRFGAKYAAYNSIVAGGENACILHYNENNDSLRDGDLLLIDAGCEFAMYAGDITRTFPVNGKFSPAQREIYEIVLQAQKRAIELLVAGNSIQQANDEVVRIKVAGLVRLGILQGEIDELIAQQAHRAFYMHGLGHWLGLDVHDVGSYSQEDVNGDRNSKKRDRPLEVGMVLTVEPGLYISANADVPAQYKGIGVRIEDNILITEYGNKVLTCAAPKEIDDIERLMSENKG; the protein is encoded by the coding sequence ATGGATTTAGCTTATATGGCAAGTTTGCCACCGGCGGAATTTGCCGCTCGTCGCGCCAACTTTGCTGCCCAATTGCAAGAGAATTCGGCAGCAATTATTTTTTCCGCGCAAGAGCAAACGCGTAACAACGATTGTTGCTACCCTTTTCGTCAGGACAGTTATTTTTGGTATTTAACTGGGTTTAATGAACCCGATGCGGCATTATTGGTGTTAAAACAACACCATACAACACAATTTGTACTCTTTTTACGCCCGTCGGATCCGTTGATGGAAACGTGGAACGGACGCCGCTTAGGGGTGGAAAAGGCGACGCAAACCTTGGGCGTCGATCAGGCATTTCCCATTGAAAGTCTAAGTGAAAAACTGGGGGAATTTAGCGCAAAATTGACCGCACTTTATCATAAAAACGGGCAACAACCTTGGGGCGATGCGGTGATTGCACAAAGTGCGGTGCATTTTTCCTCGGTTTTATGTTGGTCGCCGATTTTAGACGAAATGCGCTTGTTTAAATCAGAAAATGAAATCGCCTTAATGCAACAAGCGGGGCAAATTTCGGCACTGGCGCACATTCGCGCCATGAAACAAACCCGCCCCAATCGCCTTGAATATGAAATCGAGGGGGAAATTTTGCATGAGTTTACCCGCTTCGGCGCCAAATATGCCGCTTATAACAGCATTGTTGCCGGCGGTGAAAATGCCTGTATTTTGCATTACAACGAAAACAACGACAGCTTACGCGATGGGGATTTGTTGCTGATTGATGCTGGTTGCGAATTTGCGATGTACGCCGGCGATATTACGCGCACTTTCCCAGTTAACGGAAAATTTAGCCCGGCGCAGCGCGAGATTTACGAGATTGTATTGCAAGCGCAAAAACGCGCCATTGAGCTTTTAGTGGCGGGCAATTCCATTCAACAAGCCAATGACGAAGTGGTGCGAATTAAAGTGGCGGGATTAGTGCGTTTAGGCATTTTGCAAGGCGAAATTGACGAATTAATTGCGCAACAAGCCCATCGCGCTTTTTATATGCACGGGCTGGGGCATTGGCTGGGGCTGGATGTGCATGATGTCGGCAGTTACAGCCAAGAAGATGTTAATGGTGATCGCAATAGCAAAAAGCGTGATCGTCCGTTAGAAGTGGGCATGGTGTTAACGGTGGAACCAGGATTGTATATTTCGGCGAATGCTGACGTGCCGGCGCAGTATAAAGGGATCGGCGTGCGCATTGAAGATAATATTTTAATTACCGAGTATGGAAATAAAGTGCTAACTTGCGCGGCGCCGAAAGAAATTGACGATATTGAACGTTTAATGAGCGAAAACAAAGGATAA
- a CDS encoding putative 5-formyltetrahydrofolate cyclo-ligase-family protein, which yields MNTLSQLTPSQQRQQLRRQIRKIRQKMTALEQAQAAQRITKQALQLIEQRQAQHIALYLSFDGEISTALLIQTLWQQGKSVYLPVLHPFSAGNLLFLRYQAQTPLYLNQFGIQEPRLDVRQVLPPNELDIIFTPLVAFDQQGNRLGMGGGFYDRTLQQWQQKSFIPVGLAHQCQQVERLPTEDWDIRLERILVG from the coding sequence ATGAATACCCTCTCCCAATTAACGCCCTCACAACAGCGTCAACAACTCCGTCGGCAAATTCGCAAAATTCGGCAAAAAATGACCGCACTTGAACAAGCGCAAGCCGCACAACGTATCACCAAGCAAGCATTGCAACTCATTGAACAACGACAAGCGCAGCATATTGCCTTGTATTTGTCTTTTGACGGTGAAATTTCTACCGCGTTATTAATTCAAACCTTGTGGCAACAAGGCAAATCTGTTTATCTGCCGGTGCTGCACCCGTTTTCTGCGGGCAATTTGCTTTTTTTACGCTATCAAGCTCAAACGCCACTCTACCTCAATCAATTTGGTATTCAAGAACCCCGTTTAGACGTGCGCCAAGTACTGCCACCCAATGAACTGGATATTATTTTCACCCCGTTGGTTGCTTTTGATCAACAAGGCAATCGCCTTGGTATGGGCGGTGGATTTTATGATCGTACACTACAACAGTGGCAACAAAAATCCTTTATTCCGGTGGGATTGGCGCATCAATGCCAACAAGTAGAACGTCTGCCGACAGAAGATTGGGATATCCGACTTGAACGAATTCTAGTCGGCTAA
- the yihI gene encoding GTPase activator, with product MARQKKTRRLTDIMPARKADKHTEASKRPSGRKATRYELDAKAREEKKKRKHKGLTAGSRHSAADNSSKVSEKTQQDARLGSRKKVPLIVEFVNRPEKDQFIQPVPLQEKGKKQDPMLELEQLENNECLNQLLDDLEAGKKLSAKDQAFVDDCLDRISQLMEELGMVDEDENEEDLYRTFAKIDINQFK from the coding sequence ATGGCTCGTCAAAAGAAAACCCGTCGTTTGACCGATATTATGCCGGCGCGCAAAGCGGATAAACATACCGAAGCATCCAAGCGCCCGTCCGGACGGAAAGCGACACGTTATGAGCTTGATGCGAAAGCGCGTGAAGAAAAGAAAAAAAGAAAGCACAAAGGTTTAACCGCCGGTTCGCGCCATAGCGCGGCGGATAATTCCTCAAAAGTTAGCGAAAAAACGCAACAAGACGCCCGTTTGGGAAGTCGTAAAAAAGTCCCGTTGATCGTGGAATTTGTTAATCGTCCGGAAAAAGATCAATTTATTCAACCGGTTCCATTACAAGAAAAAGGAAAAAAACAAGATCCAATGTTGGAATTGGAGCAATTGGAAAATAACGAATGCTTAAATCAATTGTTGGATGATTTGGAAGCAGGCAAAAAATTAAGTGCGAAAGATCAGGCGTTTGTGGACGACTGTTTGGATCGCATTTCGCAATTAATGGAGGAATTGGGTATGGTGGATGAAGATGAAAATGAGGAAGATTTATACCGCACTTTTGCAAAAATAGATATTAATCAGTTTAAATAA
- the artI_1 gene encoding ABC transporter arginine-binding protein, with amino-acid sequence MLKNMAFLATSIFCSIATQASAADNLLERINNKGTITVGTEGTYAPFTYHDESGKLTGYDVEVTRAVAEKLGIKVDFKETAWDSMLAGLKGGRFDLVANQVGLTTPERQATFDKSENYSWSGAMLVARADETSIGKVEDVKGLRAAQTLSSNYGELAVKYQANIVPIDGMAQGLKLLQNKQADVTFNDSLALLDYLKKNPKSGLKPVWESSDKIGSGFIVNKGNEEALAKISQAVVELRNDGTLKKLGEKFFGKDISVK; translated from the coding sequence ATGTTGAAAAACATGGCATTTTTAGCCACTTCCATTTTTTGTAGTATTGCCACTCAAGCAAGCGCTGCAGACAACTTATTAGAGCGCATTAATAACAAAGGAACGATTACCGTCGGAACCGAAGGAACCTATGCGCCTTTCACTTATCATGATGAAAGTGGAAAATTAACCGGTTATGATGTGGAAGTCACTCGTGCAGTAGCCGAAAAATTAGGCATTAAAGTTGATTTTAAAGAAACCGCTTGGGATTCCATGTTAGCTGGCTTAAAAGGTGGTCGTTTTGATTTGGTAGCCAACCAAGTCGGCTTAACAACACCAGAACGCCAAGCAACATTTGACAAATCCGAAAATTACAGCTGGAGCGGGGCGATGTTAGTCGCGCGTGCCGACGAAACCAGCATTGGCAAAGTAGAAGATGTGAAAGGCTTAAGAGCAGCGCAAACCTTAAGTTCTAACTATGGTGAGTTGGCAGTGAAATACCAAGCGAATATCGTGCCAATCGACGGGATGGCGCAAGGGCTAAAATTGTTACAAAATAAACAAGCCGACGTTACCTTCAACGATTCTTTAGCATTATTAGATTATTTGAAGAAAAACCCGAAATCTGGTTTAAAACCAGTATGGGAATCTAGCGATAAAATCGGTTCTGGCTTTATCGTGAATAAAGGAAATGAAGAAGCCTTAGCGAAAATCAGCCAAGCTGTGGTTGAATTGCGCAACGACGGTACCTTAAAAAAACTAGGTGAAAAATTCTTCGGTAAAGATATCAGTGTTAAATAA
- a CDS encoding Predicted membrane protein: MSEQSVIEVKDPHKTIVLITYGLFFIGLFIGGLPTLIGVIIAYMKRKETEGTVYHAHLNYLIKTFWIGLLGILLGIILSIVGIGILVIMATGLLYLIRLIYSFLKVLDKKPVNPASWLI; encoded by the coding sequence ATGAGTGAGCAATCGGTAATTGAAGTAAAGGATCCACATAAAACTATTGTGTTGATAACTTATGGGTTATTTTTTATTGGGTTATTTATCGGAGGATTGCCGACGCTTATCGGCGTTATCATTGCCTATATGAAGCGTAAAGAAACCGAGGGAACTGTTTATCATGCTCATTTGAATTACCTGATAAAAACTTTCTGGATCGGTTTGCTGGGTATACTACTTGGCATAATTCTCTCAATTGTTGGTATCGGCATATTGGTGATTATGGCAACAGGTCTCTTATATCTAATTCGCCTCATTTACAGCTTTCTCAAAGTGTTAGATAAAAAACCGGTTAATCCAGCAAGTTGGTTAATTTAA
- the visC gene encoding protein VisC, which produces MKTFDITIIGGGMVGLALAAGLAQESAPYPLKIAVIEGFPPQTPREQITCRVSALNLASQTLLEQLGVWQTLLDWRATMYDQMQVWEKDSFAKIQFDTQGLGVSHLGHIVENHLIQQALWQQVMVQKNVEIITALPQTLGITENNAILALDNGQMLSSQLIVGADGANSWVRKQANIPLIFRDYGHHALVCNVETAEPHQHCARQIFSHDSILAFLPLHEENLCSIVWSQSPDQAQAMKDCDEQTFNRHVTVAFDHRLGLCQVKGERKTIPLTARYARNFAQPRIALVGDAAHTIHPLAGLGVNLGLQDVVSLWQEIRQNQQRGVDLGEYRYLRHYERWRKTEAVKMLVAMQGLKDLFAGDHPVKKLLRGIGLSATNQLNLVKEQLIKQALGI; this is translated from the coding sequence ATGAAAACCTTTGATATTACGATTATCGGCGGCGGCATGGTGGGCTTAGCGCTTGCTGCCGGATTAGCGCAAGAAAGCGCGCCTTATCCACTTAAGATTGCGGTGATTGAAGGCTTTCCACCGCAAACGCCGCGCGAGCAAATTACCTGCCGTGTCAGTGCGTTAAACCTTGCCAGCCAAACTTTATTAGAACAATTGGGAGTTTGGCAAACCTTGTTGGATTGGCGCGCGACCATGTATGATCAAATGCAAGTGTGGGAAAAAGACAGTTTCGCCAAGATCCAATTTGATACGCAAGGTTTGGGCGTGTCGCATTTGGGGCATATTGTGGAAAATCATCTGATCCAACAAGCATTGTGGCAACAGGTGATGGTGCAAAAAAATGTGGAAATTATCACCGCACTTCCGCAAACCTTAGGGATAACAGAAAATAATGCCATTTTAGCCTTGGATAATGGGCAGATGTTATCTTCGCAATTAATTGTTGGTGCGGATGGTGCTAATTCTTGGGTGCGCAAACAGGCTAATATTCCGTTAATTTTTCGTGATTATGGTCATCATGCGTTGGTGTGCAACGTGGAAACCGCCGAGCCGCACCAACATTGTGCGCGCCAGATTTTTTCTCACGACAGTATTTTGGCGTTTTTGCCTTTACATGAGGAGAATTTATGTTCTATCGTGTGGTCGCAATCGCCAGATCAGGCGCAAGCGATGAAAGACTGTGATGAACAAACCTTTAATCGCCATGTAACTGTTGCTTTTGATCATCGTCTTGGGCTTTGTCAGGTGAAAGGTGAGCGTAAAACTATTCCGCTTACCGCGCGTTACGCACGTAATTTTGCTCAACCGCGCATTGCTTTGGTGGGCGATGCGGCACATACCATTCACCCGCTCGCCGGTCTTGGTGTAAATTTGGGGTTACAAGATGTGGTCAGTTTGTGGCAAGAAATTCGTCAAAATCAACAACGTGGCGTGGATCTCGGTGAATATCGCTATTTGCGTCATTATGAACGTTGGCGTAAAACGGAAGCGGTGAAAATGCTGGTAGCAATGCAAGGTTTGAAAGACCTGTTTGCCGGCGATCATCCAGTGAAAAAATTGTTGCGTGGTATTGGGTTAAGTGCGACCAATCAGTTGAATTTGGTGAAAGAACAGCTGATAAAACAAGCATTAGGGATATAG
- a CDS encoding putative cytoplasmic protein, whose amino-acid sequence MTDALISYSDLNQQLKQAGIALTGSEIHGFLSGLICGGLQDQSWQPLLYQFSNENHAYPTALLQQITSLYQHIQHTLSDIDGFNFELWLPEDNDVFARADAMSEWTNHFLLGLGLTQSNLDKEKGEIGEALDDLQDIAQLGYDEEDNQEELGDALEEIIEYVRTVAALFFAHFQPQSKVQKPVLH is encoded by the coding sequence ATGACAGACGCTCTTATTTCATATTCGGATTTAAATCAACAACTCAAACAAGCCGGCATCGCACTCACCGGCAGCGAAATTCACGGTTTTTTAAGCGGATTAATCTGCGGCGGGCTACAAGATCAAAGTTGGCAGCCTTTGCTATATCAATTCAGCAATGAAAATCACGCGTATCCGACCGCACTTTTACAGCAAATTACCTCACTTTATCAGCATATTCAGCACACATTATCCGATATTGACGGATTTAACTTTGAACTTTGGTTGCCGGAAGATAATGATGTTTTCGCGCGCGCCGATGCCATGTCCGAATGGACCAATCATTTCTTACTCGGTTTAGGCTTGACACAAAGTAATTTGGATAAAGAAAAAGGGGAAATTGGCGAAGCCTTAGATGATTTGCAAGATATTGCGCAATTGGGTTACGACGAAGAAGACAATCAAGAGGAACTTGGCGACGCCTTAGAAGAAATTATTGAATATGTGCGCACGGTTGCCGCCTTATTTTTCGCCCATTTTCAGCCACAATCTAAGGTACAAAAACCGGTTTTACACTAA
- the zapA gene encoding cell division protein ZapA → MSSNSIEIVVLGQVLRLNCPEAQQAALRQAAHILDQRVSEMKERTGILQLERVLSIVALNLSYELLQEQRKTQLIENVVSTRIQQLDNSLEGILAQKQSI, encoded by the coding sequence ATGTCATCTAACAGTATCGAAATTGTTGTTTTAGGGCAGGTTTTACGTTTAAATTGTCCGGAAGCTCAACAAGCGGCGTTGCGCCAAGCGGCGCATATTTTGGATCAGCGCGTATCCGAGATGAAAGAACGGACAGGTATTTTGCAATTAGAAAGAGTGTTGTCGATTGTGGCGCTAAATTTAAGCTATGAATTGCTCCAAGAACAGAGAAAAACGCAATTAATTGAAAACGTTGTCTCAACCCGAATTCAGCAATTAGACAATTCGTTGGAAGGCATTTTAGCGCAAAAACAAAGCATTTAA
- the ubiA gene encoding 4-hydroxybenzoate octaprenyltransferase, with product MIFTKDKLIAYAQLMRFDRPIGSLLLLWPTLWALFLAEKAIPKGAILLIFVLGVIFMRAAGCVINDYADRHFDGHVKRTSNRPLATGRVTPKEAKILFAVLILCSFVLVLFLNGYTIGLSVIAVLLAAIYPFLKRYTHLPQFFLGAAFGWSIPMAYGATIARLPLECWLLFLANLTWIVAYDTQYAMVDRDDDLRIGVKSTAILFAQYDNKIIALLQIITLLFLIAIGVLSQLHDSYFIGLFITTLFFVYQCKTTKSRLREDCFKAFMNNNYVGLSIFISFLCGIFL from the coding sequence ATGATTTTCACGAAAGATAAACTCATTGCGTATGCGCAATTGATGCGTTTTGATCGCCCGATTGGCTCGTTGTTGTTGCTGTGGCCGACGTTGTGGGCGTTATTTTTAGCGGAAAAAGCCATACCGAAAGGGGCAATTTTGCTGATTTTTGTATTGGGCGTGATTTTCATGCGTGCTGCCGGTTGTGTGATTAATGATTACGCGGATCGTCACTTTGACGGACATGTTAAACGCACCTCTAATCGCCCGCTGGCAACTGGGCGCGTGACGCCGAAAGAAGCAAAAATTTTGTTCGCTGTGTTGATCTTGTGTTCATTTGTGCTGGTGCTGTTTTTAAATGGCTATACTATAGGGCTTTCCGTGATTGCGGTGTTGTTGGCGGCGATTTATCCCTTTTTAAAACGTTATACGCATTTGCCACAGTTTTTTTTGGGCGCGGCGTTTGGCTGGTCGATTCCCATGGCGTATGGGGCGACGATTGCAAGGTTACCGCTGGAATGTTGGTTGCTATTTTTAGCCAATTTAACTTGGATAGTGGCATATGATACGCAATATGCCATGGTGGATCGTGATGATGATTTGCGTATCGGGGTGAAATCCACGGCGATTTTATTTGCCCAATATGACAATAAAATCATTGCCTTATTGCAAATAATTACGCTGCTTTTTTTGATCGCAATCGGCGTTTTATCCCAGTTGCACGACAGTTATTTCATCGGCTTGTTTATCACCACGTTGTTTTTTGTGTACCAATGTAAAACCACTAAATCCCGTTTACGCGAAGATTGTTTTAAGGCGTTTATGAACAATAATTACGTGGGCTTGAGCATTTTTATTAGCTTTTTATGTGGCATTTTTCTTTGA
- the trmE gene encoding tRNA modification GTPase TrmE produces MKETIVAQATPIGRGGVGILRVSGPLATEVARQVVGKSLTPRMANYLPFKDADGTVLDQGIALYFKAPNSFTGEDVLELQGHGGQVVLDLLLKRILQVQGVRLARPGEFSEQAFLNDKLDLAQAEAIADLIDASSEQAARSALKSLQGEFSNKINQLVDSVIYLRTYVEAAIDFPDEEIDFLADGKIEGHLRDIIGQLDCVRAEAKQGSILREGMKVVIAGRPNAGKSSLLNALAGREAAIVTDIAGTTRDVLREHIHIDGMPLHIIDTAGLREATDEVERIGINRAWSEIEQADRILLMLDSTQEHQDLTQVRSEFLAKLPAHIPVTIVRNKADLSGEQEGMSEEAGYTLIRLSAKTQQGMDILRDHLKQSVGYQTGVEGGFLARRRHLEALEQADVHLQAGLVQLTEFRAGELLAEELRIVQQHLSEITGQFTSDDLLGNIFSSFCIGK; encoded by the coding sequence ATGAAAGAAACGATTGTGGCGCAAGCCACGCCTATCGGACGCGGCGGCGTCGGTATTTTGCGGGTTTCCGGACCCTTGGCAACGGAGGTCGCGCGACAGGTCGTTGGGAAATCCTTAACACCGCGTATGGCAAATTATTTGCCTTTTAAAGACGCGGACGGAACCGTCTTGGATCAGGGTATTGCCTTATATTTCAAAGCGCCAAATTCTTTTACCGGTGAAGATGTGTTGGAATTACAAGGGCATGGCGGGCAAGTGGTATTAGATTTGTTGCTGAAACGGATTTTGCAAGTGCAAGGCGTGCGTTTAGCACGTCCCGGCGAGTTTTCCGAACAGGCATTTTTAAACGATAAACTGGATTTGGCGCAAGCCGAAGCCATTGCCGATTTGATTGACGCCAGTTCAGAACAAGCCGCACGTTCGGCATTAAAATCGCTACAAGGCGAATTTTCCAATAAAATTAATCAGTTAGTAGATTCTGTTATTTATCTGCGCACCTATGTGGAAGCGGCAATTGATTTTCCGGATGAAGAAATTGATTTTTTGGCGGACGGTAAAATTGAAGGGCATTTGCGCGATATTATTGGGCAGTTGGATTGCGTGCGCGCGGAAGCTAAACAGGGTTCGATTTTGCGCGAGGGTATGAAAGTCGTGATCGCGGGGCGTCCGAATGCGGGAAAATCCAGTTTGTTAAATGCTCTTGCTGGGCGCGAAGCGGCGATCGTAACCGATATTGCGGGGACAACGCGCGATGTGCTGCGTGAGCATATTCATATTGATGGAATGCCACTGCATATTATTGATACCGCTGGATTGCGTGAGGCAACAGATGAAGTAGAGCGTATTGGGATCAACCGAGCCTGGAGTGAAATTGAGCAGGCGGATCGCATTTTGTTGATGCTAGACAGTACGCAAGAGCATCAGGATTTAACCCAAGTGCGGTCGGAATTTTTAGCAAAATTGCCAGCGCATATTCCAGTCACCATTGTTCGTAATAAAGCGGATTTAAGTGGCGAACAAGAAGGTATGAGTGAAGAAGCCGGTTATACATTGATTCGATTGTCAGCGAAAACGCAACAAGGGATGGATATTTTGCGTGATCACTTAAAACAAAGCGTGGGTTATCAAACCGGTGTAGAGGGCGGCTTTTTGGCACGTCGTCGCCACTTGGAAGCACTTGAACAAGCGGATGTGCATTTACAGGCAGGTTTGGTGCAATTAACCGAATTTCGTGCCGGTGAATTGTTGGCGGAAGAATTGCGCATCGTGCAACAGCATTTAAGCGAGATTACCGGACAATTTACCTCCGATGATTTGTTAGGCAATATTTTTAGTTCGTTTTGTATCGGAAAATAA
- the ubiH gene encoding 2-octaprenyl-6-methoxyphenol hydroxylase: MDYEVVIIGGAMAGATLALALSAKTQGQMRIAIVEKQAPQQHQQSGFDARCIALSDGSCQRLNRIQLPDKQHLWQKIQGIATPIKQIHVSDKGHSGIVEFRAQEFGLVALGTVVELQQMGQCLLQAMQQYPHLDYLAPQQVEHIEYQPSAVEIRLKNDRTLRAKLLVGADGNPSQVASAASIKQQLQRDYGQTAIITNVQVQQPHQYRAFERFTDEGPLALLPMAGNLMSLVWCVKQPQALMALDKNAFLHQLQQRFGWRLGKLQQCGKRFAYPLNLYRAAQHIQPRTALVGNAAQTLHPVAGQGFNLGIRDVMALADVVAENFAAQQDIGDYATLQRYEEIRQADQQHIIQFTDNLVSVFANNLLPLQLARNLGLMALSQCRLAKQHFAKATLGWL; this comes from the coding sequence ATGGATTATGAGGTGGTGATCATTGGCGGTGCGATGGCGGGGGCGACGCTTGCCTTGGCATTAAGCGCGAAAACGCAAGGGCAAATGCGTATCGCCATTGTCGAAAAACAAGCACCACAGCAACATCAACAAAGCGGTTTTGATGCCCGTTGCATTGCCTTATCTGATGGAAGTTGCCAGCGATTGAACCGCATTCAGTTACCGGATAAACAGCATTTATGGCAAAAAATTCAAGGAATTGCAACGCCGATTAAGCAAATTCATGTTTCCGACAAAGGGCATAGCGGCATCGTGGAATTTCGCGCGCAAGAGTTCGGTTTAGTGGCGCTGGGTACGGTAGTGGAATTGCAACAGATGGGGCAATGTTTACTGCAAGCCATGCAACAATATCCCCATTTGGATTATTTGGCGCCGCAGCAAGTGGAGCACATTGAATATCAGCCAAGTGCGGTGGAAATTCGGCTAAAAAACGACCGCACTTTGCGTGCAAAATTGCTGGTAGGCGCCGATGGGAACCCGTCGCAAGTGGCGTCGGCAGCATCCATTAAACAACAATTGCAGCGTGACTATGGTCAAACTGCGATTATTACGAATGTGCAAGTGCAGCAACCCCATCAATATCGCGCATTTGAGCGTTTTACCGACGAAGGTCCGCTGGCGTTATTGCCGATGGCGGGAAATTTAATGTCCTTAGTTTGGTGCGTTAAGCAACCACAAGCGCTGATGGCATTGGATAAAAATGCCTTTTTACACCAATTACAGCAGCGTTTCGGCTGGCGCTTGGGGAAATTGCAACAGTGCGGTAAACGTTTTGCTTATCCGTTGAATTTGTATCGTGCGGCGCAACATATTCAACCTCGCACCGCGTTGGTAGGCAATGCGGCGCAAACCTTGCATCCCGTCGCTGGACAAGGATTTAATCTTGGCATTCGGGATGTCATGGCGTTGGCGGATGTGGTGGCGGAAAATTTTGCCGCGCAGCAAGATATTGGTGATTATGCGACGTTGCAGCGTTATGAAGAAATTCGTCAGGCAGATCAACAACATATTATTCAATTCACGGACAATTTAGTCTCTGTCTTTGCCAATAATTTACTCCCATTACAACTGGCGCGCAATTTGGGGTTGATGGCGCTATCTCAATGTCGCCTTGCCAAACAGCATTTTGCCAAAGCGACATTGGGTTGGTTGTAG
- the artP_1 gene encoding arginine transport ATP-binding protein ArtP: protein MIKIRNIHKTFGNNPVLKGIDLDIEKGQVVVILGPSGSGKTTFLRCLNALELAEQGTIEFHKENPLFIDFSSKTIKKEILPLRRKSGMVFQQYNLFPHKTALENVMEGPVQVQKRHPSVVREEAIALLSKVGLADKMDLYPYQLSGGQQQRVGIARALAIQPELMLFDEPTSALDPELVQDVLNTMKELANEGWTMVVVTHEIKFALDVADLVVVMDKGYIVEQGSPEQLFHHPQHERTKAFLHQIRADE from the coding sequence ATGATTAAAATTCGTAATATTCATAAAACTTTCGGCAATAACCCCGTGCTAAAAGGCATTGATTTAGATATTGAAAAAGGTCAAGTTGTAGTAATTCTCGGTCCATCCGGTTCAGGGAAAACCACCTTTTTGCGTTGCTTAAACGCCCTTGAACTTGCCGAGCAAGGTACCATTGAGTTTCACAAAGAAAATCCGTTATTCATTGATTTTTCAAGTAAAACCATCAAAAAAGAGATTTTACCGTTGCGCCGAAAATCCGGTATGGTGTTCCAGCAATACAATCTTTTTCCGCATAAAACGGCGTTAGAAAATGTGATGGAAGGTCCTGTTCAAGTGCAAAAACGCCATCCAAGCGTCGTACGCGAAGAAGCCATTGCGCTCCTAAGTAAAGTCGGTTTAGCGGATAAAATGGATCTTTATCCTTACCAACTTTCCGGCGGACAACAGCAACGCGTCGGCATTGCGCGCGCCTTAGCCATTCAGCCGGAATTGATGTTATTTGACGAACCAACATCCGCCTTGGATCCGGAATTGGTACAAGATGTGCTTAACACCATGAAAGAATTAGCGAACGAAGGATGGACGATGGTCGTGGTGACACACGAAATCAAGTTCGCACTGGACGTTGCGGATCTTGTCGTGGTGATGGATAAAGGGTATATCGTCGAACAAGGCTCCCCAGAACAATTGTTCCACCACCCACAACACGAACGCACTAAAGCCTTTTTACACCAAATTCGCGCCGACGAATAA
- the artQ_1 gene encoding arginine ABC transporter permease protein ArtQ codes for MVKAAVLVSVPLAVVSFFLGMIIAVAVALLRISQNTGFFHRTLVMLAKMYVSIIRGTPMLVQISVVFYGLPALNIFIDPIPAAIIGFSLNVGAYGSETVRAAILSVPKGQWEAGYTIGMTYMQTFRRIIAPQAFRVAVPPLSNSFIGLFKDTSLASVVTVTEMFRVAQQIANSSYDFLPVYIEAGLIYWCFCFILFIIQARVEKRLDRYVAH; via the coding sequence ATGGTTAAAGCAGCGGTACTGGTTTCAGTACCGCTTGCTGTCGTTTCTTTTTTCTTAGGCATGATCATTGCTGTAGCGGTGGCGTTATTAAGAATTAGCCAAAACACCGGTTTTTTTCACCGCACTTTAGTAATGTTAGCAAAGATGTACGTCTCCATTATCCGCGGAACGCCAATGTTGGTACAAATTTCCGTAGTATTTTACGGGTTGCCGGCGCTTAATATTTTTATTGATCCCATTCCCGCCGCCATTATCGGTTTTTCCTTAAATGTTGGTGCCTATGGATCGGAAACGGTGCGCGCCGCGATTTTATCCGTGCCGAAAGGACAATGGGAAGCCGGTTATACTATCGGCATGACCTATATGCAAACTTTCCGTCGCATTATCGCGCCACAAGCCTTTCGCGTCGCCGTTCCGCCACTTAGCAACAGCTTTATCGGCTTATTTAAAGATACCTCCCTCGCCTCGGTGGTCACCGTAACGGAAATGTTTCGGGTAGCGCAACAAATTGCTAACTCCTCCTACGATTTCCTTCCGGTCTATATTGAAGCCGGTTTGATTTATTGGTGCTTCTGCTTCATTTTATTTATCATTCAAGCACGCGTCGAAAAACGCCTTGATCGCTATGTGGCACATTAA